A genomic segment from uncultured Marinifilum sp. encodes:
- a CDS encoding phosphoglycerate kinase, whose protein sequence is MQTIDSYNFSGKKAIIRVDFNVPLNDKFEITDDTRIRAALPTIKKVLEGNGSVILMSHLGRPKGVDEKFSLKHIVSHLSNKLGVDVKFADDCIGESAKTMAADLKDGEVLLLENLRFYDEEKKGDEAFAQKLANLADLWINDAFGTAHRAHASTAVIAKFFPEAKMFGYVMEGELSSVDKVLKDSKRPLTAIMGGAKVSSKIDIIKTLMPKVDHLIIGGGMTYTFVKATGGNIGNSLVEDDKLDIAREILNAAEENNVKLHLAVDALIADDFSNDANTKECNVSEIPADWMGLDVAGKTIENFKKVIEGSETILWNGPVGVFEMDTFAKGTKAIADAIVTATAKGAFSLIGGGDSVAAINKYGLADKVSYVSTGGGALLEYIEGKVLPGVAAIRG, encoded by the coding sequence ATGCAAACAATTGATTCATACAATTTTTCAGGAAAAAAGGCTATTATCCGAGTGGATTTCAACGTGCCTTTAAACGACAAGTTCGAAATTACCGATGACACACGTATTCGTGCTGCTCTTCCAACCATTAAAAAAGTTTTGGAAGGTAACGGATCTGTTATTCTAATGTCACACCTTGGTAGACCAAAAGGTGTAGATGAAAAGTTCTCGTTGAAACATATCGTTTCTCACCTTTCCAATAAATTAGGTGTTGACGTTAAATTTGCAGATGACTGTATTGGCGAAAGTGCTAAAACAATGGCTGCTGATTTAAAAGATGGTGAAGTACTGCTTCTTGAAAACCTAAGATTCTACGATGAAGAGAAAAAAGGTGACGAAGCTTTCGCTCAAAAACTAGCTAATTTGGCTGATCTTTGGATTAACGATGCATTTGGTACAGCTCACCGTGCTCACGCATCTACTGCTGTAATTGCTAAATTCTTCCCAGAAGCTAAAATGTTTGGTTACGTAATGGAAGGCGAATTATCGAGCGTTGACAAAGTATTGAAAGATTCTAAGCGACCATTAACCGCAATTATGGGTGGTGCTAAAGTATCTTCTAAAATTGATATCATTAAAACTTTAATGCCAAAAGTTGATCACCTTATTATTGGTGGTGGTATGACTTACACTTTTGTTAAAGCAACTGGTGGTAACATTGGTAACTCATTGGTTGAAGATGATAAATTAGATATTGCAAGAGAAATTTTAAATGCTGCCGAAGAAAATAATGTAAAACTTCATTTGGCTGTTGATGCATTAATTGCTGATGATTTCTCTAACGATGCAAACACAAAAGAATGTAACGTATCTGAAATTCCTGCCGATTGGATGGGATTAGATGTTGCAGGAAAAACAATTGAAAACTTTAAGAAAGTAATTGAAGGATCAGAAACTATTCTTTGGAATGGTCCTGTTGGTGTTTTCGAAATGGATACTTTCGCTAAAGGAACCAAAGCTATTGCTGATGCAATTGTAACTGCTACTGCAAAAGGAGCTTTCTCATTAATTGGTGGTGGCGATTCTGTTGCAGCTATCAACAAATATGGTCTTGCTGATAAAGTAAGCTATGTATCTACTGGTGGTGGTGCTCTTCTTGAGTATATCGAAGGTAAAGTATTACCTGGTGTAGCAGCTATCCGCGGATAA
- a CDS encoding acyl transferase yields MNWRGRIFSISNEVDFEKTALEIFRYQAENNLVYKEYLQHLKKDVESISKINQIPFLPIEFFKSHKVVSSKNSAKEIFTSSGTTGAFTSRHYVPDLSIYESSFTLGFEQFYGSIKNYCVLALLPSYLEREGSSLIYMMEHLIKDSNHPKSGFYLHNHEELIETIADLKKSNQKILLLGVSFALLDLAEKYKLDFSNVIIMETGGMKGRRKEITREELHAFLCKQLNVPLIHSEYGMTELLSQAYSKGKSLFQTPNWMKILIRDTYDPFSYEKIGRSGGVNVIDLANVHSCSFLETQDLGKIHPDGSFEILGRFDNSDIRGCNLLVNE; encoded by the coding sequence ATGAACTGGAGAGGAAGGATATTTTCAATATCGAATGAAGTTGATTTTGAAAAAACAGCATTAGAAATTTTTCGCTATCAGGCAGAAAACAATCTTGTTTACAAAGAATATCTTCAGCATCTGAAAAAAGATGTAGAATCAATATCAAAAATTAATCAAATTCCATTTCTTCCCATAGAATTTTTCAAATCACACAAAGTAGTTTCTTCTAAAAATTCTGCCAAAGAAATTTTTACGAGCAGCGGAACAACAGGAGCATTCACAAGTAGACATTATGTTCCAGATTTAAGTATTTACGAATCTAGCTTTACATTAGGATTTGAGCAATTTTACGGATCTATAAAAAATTATTGTGTGCTAGCTTTACTTCCATCATATTTAGAGCGAGAAGGATCTTCTCTGATTTATATGATGGAACACTTAATTAAGGATAGCAATCATCCTAAGAGTGGTTTTTATCTTCACAACCATGAAGAATTAATTGAAACAATTGCTGATTTAAAAAAATCGAATCAAAAAATACTTTTGCTAGGTGTAAGTTTTGCTTTACTCGATTTAGCTGAAAAATACAAACTAGATTTCTCTAATGTAATTATTATGGAAACTGGTGGAATGAAAGGAAGAAGAAAGGAAATTACACGAGAAGAGCTACATGCTTTTTTGTGCAAACAATTAAACGTTCCGCTTATTCACTCGGAATATGGAATGACAGAATTGCTTTCTCAGGCTTATTCGAAAGGAAAAAGTTTATTTCAAACTCCCAATTGGATGAAAATACTGATTCGAGACACTTACGATCCATTCTCCTATGAAAAAATTGGAAGAAGCGGAGGAGTAAATGTAATTGATTTGGCCAATGTGCATTCCTGCTCTTTTCTAGAAACACAGGATTTAGGAAAAATCCACCCCGATGGTAGTTTCGAAATTCTTGGCCGTTTTGACAATTCGGATATTAGGGGTTGTAATCTGCTTGTTAACGAGTGA
- a CDS encoding aldose epimerase family protein: protein MQVYTLKNKNIELDFIPRGGQIISIKVPDAKGIVEDVVVGYDTVEGALAGDGYFGALCGRYANRIVGGKFEIDGEKFQLDCNNETNHLHGGVDGFNARIWNVTPVSLDKFVQAYKLSLTSEDGDQKYPGKLDVSVIYGLTEDNQFIIEYEAETTKATVINLTSHPYFNLNGSGNGSAVNHSLQLNASKYTPISAELGTTSGEIVAVEGTPFDFTSPKTVKIACDTDHEQIKMIDGIDHNFVIDDFDGAVKLVGTLSDPESGRKMEVYTDQPGIQIYTGAHFDGSEKGKKGTPIEQCQGIAMETQIFPNSPNYDHFPNAILKPGEKYKHVCIYKFC from the coding sequence ATGCAAGTTTACACACTTAAGAATAAAAATATAGAGCTTGACTTTATTCCAAGAGGAGGTCAAATTATATCAATAAAAGTTCCTGATGCAAAAGGCATTGTAGAAGATGTTGTTGTTGGGTACGATACAGTTGAAGGAGCACTTGCCGGCGATGGTTATTTCGGCGCACTGTGTGGTCGTTATGCCAATAGAATTGTTGGTGGAAAATTTGAGATCGATGGAGAAAAATTTCAGTTAGATTGTAATAATGAAACCAACCATTTACATGGTGGAGTTGATGGTTTCAATGCAAGAATCTGGAACGTTACTCCTGTTAGCCTTGATAAATTTGTGCAAGCTTATAAATTGAGCTTAACAAGTGAAGATGGAGATCAAAAGTATCCTGGAAAATTGGATGTATCAGTAATTTATGGTTTGACAGAAGATAATCAGTTTATTATTGAGTACGAAGCAGAAACAACTAAGGCCACAGTTATTAATTTAACAAGTCATCCGTATTTTAATTTAAATGGTTCGGGTAATGGTTCTGCTGTTAATCACAGTTTGCAACTGAACGCTTCAAAGTACACTCCTATTTCTGCTGAATTGGGAACTACTTCAGGAGAAATTGTTGCTGTAGAAGGTACTCCTTTCGATTTTACAAGTCCAAAAACAGTAAAAATTGCTTGCGATACCGATCATGAACAAATTAAAATGATTGATGGTATTGATCACAATTTTGTAATTGATGATTTTGATGGAGCAGTAAAATTAGTTGGAACGCTTTCTGATCCTGAATCGGGACGTAAAATGGAAGTGTATACCGATCAGCCAGGAATTCAAATTTACACAGGTGCTCATTTCGATGGTTCGGAAAAAGGAAAAAAAGGAACTCCAATTGAGCAATGCCAGGGTATTGCTATGGAAACTCAAATTTTCCCGAACTCTCCTAATTACGATCATTTTCCTAATGCTATTTTAAAGCCAGGGGAAAAATACAAGCACGTTTGTATCTATAAATTTTGCTAA
- a CDS encoding MFS transporter: protein MGNSKTNYAVPFAIMSFLLFLLGFVTWINNILVPFMKAQFTITESQAQLVSAAFFSAYIISIPVGGVVKKIGYKMSVIIGSVITGIGCAIFIPALGIGYNMVLAGLFITAIGVVVLQVAANPYVIALGTPETSASRLTLAMAINSSAAVLAPIIGGFIIESNEGNVIVHENMAKIMFIALAGISILTAIILVFMHLPAIEDEEDATEEAAGRSAWSFPHLILGFLAIGMYMGLEVGVGNYFLNYVEYNVEGKTMAYATMILGFYPAGFFVGRLLGAGLLKKYEASKVLLVNSLICVALLGAFFLTKGSAFSIWPLIAQGLFLSIMWSVLFDLSMKDIPAAAAKLGSGIICTGVVFVGIWMYIMGKVVDSTGTLLADGTIDAASCNYSAAYLFFFFFYAYIIFFALKGAKIRK, encoded by the coding sequence ATGGGAAATTCAAAAACGAATTACGCGGTTCCTTTTGCAATTATGTCCTTTCTACTTTTCCTTTTGGGATTTGTAACCTGGATTAATAATATTTTGGTTCCATTTATGAAGGCACAATTTACGATCACCGAAAGTCAGGCTCAGTTGGTAAGTGCAGCTTTCTTTAGTGCATATATAATCTCCATCCCCGTTGGCGGAGTTGTTAAAAAAATTGGTTACAAAATGAGTGTAATTATTGGATCGGTAATTACAGGTATTGGTTGCGCTATTTTTATTCCTGCTTTAGGAATTGGTTACAATATGGTATTGGCAGGACTTTTTATCACAGCTATTGGTGTGGTAGTGTTACAAGTTGCCGCTAATCCTTATGTAATTGCATTGGGTACTCCAGAAACTTCAGCTTCTCGTTTAACTTTGGCAATGGCTATTAACTCGAGTGCTGCTGTTTTGGCTCCAATTATTGGTGGATTTATTATTGAATCGAACGAAGGAAATGTTATTGTCCATGAAAATATGGCGAAAATAATGTTTATTGCATTGGCTGGTATTTCTATACTAACGGCTATTATTTTGGTTTTTATGCATCTTCCTGCTATCGAAGATGAAGAAGATGCAACTGAAGAAGCTGCAGGGCGCAGTGCCTGGAGTTTTCCTCATCTGATTTTAGGTTTTCTTGCTATTGGTATGTACATGGGACTTGAAGTTGGAGTAGGTAACTATTTCTTAAATTATGTAGAATATAATGTAGAAGGCAAAACAATGGCCTATGCAACAATGATCTTAGGTTTTTATCCTGCAGGTTTCTTTGTGGGTAGATTATTGGGAGCTGGTCTTTTAAAAAAATACGAAGCATCAAAAGTTTTATTGGTTAACTCGCTTATTTGTGTTGCTCTTTTAGGTGCATTCTTTTTAACTAAAGGTTCTGCATTCTCAATTTGGCCATTAATTGCTCAAGGATTATTCTTATCAATCATGTGGTCGGTACTTTTCGATCTTTCTATGAAAGATATTCCTGCTGCAGCTGCAAAATTGGGTTCAGGTATTATTTGTACTGGTGTTGTATTTGTAGGTATCTGGATGTATATCATGGGAAAAGTTGTTGATTCTACAGGTACTTTATTAGCTGATGGAACAATTGATGCTGCATCATGTAACTATAGTGCGGCTTACCTATTCTTCTTTTTCTTTTATGCATACATTATTTTCTTCGCTTTAAAAGGTGCAAAAATTAGAAAATAA
- a CDS encoding galactokinase family protein, producing the protein MKISAIIEKLNGGKNKAFTALYGNDEAILKLQADRYSKQLADFQTAFACDEATLFSSPGRTEVGGNHTDHQLGRVLAGAVNLDNIAVAAANGTNVVRINSVGFPPFEVDLENLEVTEFEVTPTNLVRSIAAGIKELGLKVSGFDAVIDGAVPEGSGLSSSASFEVLIGAIFSHLFNDGKLDPVDNAKIGQKAEHACKKFCGLMDQTACAVGGFITIDFENPANPIVKALDFDFAKTGYSLVITNTGGSHGGLDAEYNSLPGEMKAVAKELGQEVLRPLSMEDVVKGIPAIREKVGDRAILRSMHFQGDNARVVDQVAALEANEFQKFLGLVIESGFSSYMYNQNIFVGGQPEYQSVALALALSEQVLKGKGAWRVHGGGFAGTIQAFVPNDLLEEYISTLESVFGEGNCHKLFIRAEGSVKVEL; encoded by the coding sequence ATGAAAATAAGTGCAATAATCGAGAAACTTAATGGAGGCAAAAATAAAGCCTTCACAGCTTTATACGGAAACGATGAAGCTATTTTAAAATTACAAGCAGATCGCTATTCAAAGCAATTGGCAGATTTCCAAACTGCTTTTGCTTGCGATGAGGCAACATTGTTCAGTTCTCCAGGTCGTACCGAAGTAGGTGGTAATCATACCGATCATCAGTTGGGAAGAGTGTTGGCAGGAGCTGTAAATCTAGATAATATTGCTGTTGCAGCTGCTAATGGAACAAATGTAGTTCGTATTAATTCGGTTGGTTTTCCTCCATTCGAGGTCGATTTAGAAAATCTTGAGGTTACAGAATTTGAAGTTACTCCAACTAACTTGGTTCGTTCAATTGCTGCAGGAATTAAAGAGTTAGGTCTTAAAGTGTCTGGTTTCGATGCTGTTATTGATGGTGCTGTACCAGAAGGATCAGGATTGAGCTCATCTGCTTCTTTCGAAGTATTGATTGGTGCTATTTTTAGTCACTTATTTAACGATGGAAAGTTAGATCCTGTTGATAATGCAAAAATTGGTCAGAAAGCAGAGCATGCTTGTAAGAAATTTTGTGGTTTAATGGATCAGACAGCTTGTGCTGTGGGTGGTTTCATTACAATCGATTTTGAAAATCCAGCTAACCCAATTGTAAAAGCATTGGATTTTGATTTTGCTAAAACAGGTTACTCATTGGTTATTACAAACACTGGTGGTAGTCATGGTGGATTAGATGCTGAATACAATTCTCTTCCAGGAGAAATGAAAGCGGTAGCTAAGGAATTAGGCCAGGAAGTTCTTCGTCCTCTTTCTATGGAAGATGTGGTAAAAGGAATTCCAGCTATTCGTGAAAAAGTTGGCGATCGTGCTATTCTTCGTTCTATGCACTTTCAGGGAGATAACGCTCGTGTAGTTGATCAGGTTGCGGCTTTAGAGGCTAACGAATTCCAAAAATTTTTAGGTCTTGTTATTGAGTCAGGATTTAGCTCATACATGTACAATCAGAATATTTTTGTTGGTGGTCAGCCAGAATATCAAAGTGTAGCTCTTGCATTGGCTTTAAGCGAGCAAGTTCTTAAAGGTAAAGGTGCATGGCGTGTTCATGGTGGCGGATTTGCCGGAACAATTCAGGCTTTTGTACCAAATGATTTGTTAGAAGAATACATTTCAACTCTGGAATCAGTATTTGGCGAAGGTAACTGTCACAAACTATTTATTAGAGCTGAGGGATCAGTTAAAGTAGAATTATAA
- the galE gene encoding UDP-glucose 4-epimerase GalE has translation MKGKILVTGGTGYIGSHTTVELINKGYEVVIIDNLSNSEARVVDSIEKITGTRPKFYEMDLLDQLKLDAFFAENNDLNGIIHFAAAKAVGESVNIPLHYYRNNLVTMLNLLEGMKKYEIENFVFSSSCTVYGQPDELPVTENAPVKPAESPYGYTKQVNENILKDTIASGAKIKGIALRYFNPIGAHHSGLIGELPIGVPANLMPFITQTAYGLREQLSVFGDDYDTPDGSCIRDYIHVVDLAKAHIIAIERMIDGRNDSSYEMFNIGTGNGFSVFEVIKSFEKTSGKKLNYVVAPRRAGDIVKIWADTTIGNTVLGWKAEKTLDEMTKSAWDWENNYRASIKK, from the coding sequence ATGAAGGGAAAGATATTGGTAACTGGAGGAACCGGATATATCGGTTCTCACACAACAGTTGAGTTAATTAATAAAGGATACGAAGTTGTAATTATCGACAATTTATCTAATTCTGAAGCCAGAGTTGTAGATAGCATTGAAAAAATTACCGGAACTCGTCCAAAGTTCTACGAAATGGACTTGCTTGATCAGCTTAAACTAGATGCTTTTTTTGCTGAGAATAATGATTTAAATGGAATTATTCATTTTGCTGCTGCAAAAGCAGTAGGCGAATCGGTTAATATTCCTTTGCACTATTACCGCAATAATTTAGTTACCATGCTAAACTTATTGGAGGGAATGAAGAAATATGAAATTGAAAATTTTGTATTCTCTTCGTCTTGCACTGTTTATGGGCAGCCCGATGAGTTACCTGTAACAGAAAATGCTCCAGTTAAACCAGCAGAATCTCCTTATGGATATACCAAACAGGTAAATGAAAACATACTGAAAGATACCATTGCTTCGGGTGCAAAAATTAAAGGAATCGCATTGCGATATTTTAACCCAATTGGAGCGCACCATTCAGGTCTTATTGGAGAATTACCAATTGGTGTTCCTGCCAATTTAATGCCTTTTATTACACAAACAGCTTATGGTTTACGCGAGCAATTAAGTGTATTTGGTGACGATTACGATACTCCTGACGGTTCATGCATTCGCGATTACATTCATGTTGTTGATTTGGCGAAGGCGCATATCATTGCTATTGAGCGTATGATTGATGGTAGAAATGATAGCTCTTATGAGATGTTTAATATCGGTACTGGCAACGGTTTTTCTGTATTCGAGGTAATTAAATCATTCGAAAAAACATCAGGAAAGAAATTGAACTATGTTGTTGCTCCACGAAGAGCAGGTGATATAGTTAAAATTTGGGCCGATACAACAATTGGGAATACTGTTTTGGGTTGGAAAGCCGAAAAAACGCTTGATGAAATGACCAAATCTGCATGGGATTGGGAAAATAATTACAGAGCATCAATTAAAAAATAG
- a CDS encoding UDP-glucose--hexose-1-phosphate uridylyltransferase has protein sequence MKKFDYIENPHRRYNPLTGEWILVSPHRSKRPWQGQVEKVVEEKRPSHDPNCYLCPGNDRIGGEKNPNYEDVYSFQNDFSALLQDTPKGEYADGDLFKAESESGVCKVICFSPDHSLTVPEMKVENIRKVVDLWCKEYKELGDREDIGYVQIFENKGAIMGCSNPHPHGQIWASGLIPLETSKESETQKEYFEKHGRTMLFDYLNSELEKKERILAENDSFVALVPFWAVWPFETMIISKRAVSNLLELTDEERTDLADIYKKLTIKYDNLFEVSFAYSAGVHQAPTDGEEHPEWHLHMHFYPPLLRSASVKKFMVGYEMLGTPQRDITAEGAAKRLRELPEIHYKQR, from the coding sequence ATGAAAAAGTTTGATTACATCGAAAATCCGCATCGTAGATACAATCCATTAACAGGAGAATGGATATTGGTTTCACCACATAGGTCTAAAAGGCCTTGGCAAGGACAGGTTGAGAAAGTTGTAGAAGAAAAACGTCCTTCTCACGATCCAAATTGTTATTTATGTCCTGGAAACGATAGAATTGGTGGAGAGAAAAATCCAAACTACGAAGATGTATATTCTTTCCAAAATGACTTTAGTGCTCTTTTACAAGATACTCCCAAAGGTGAATATGCTGATGGAGATCTTTTTAAAGCAGAAAGCGAATCTGGAGTTTGTAAAGTAATCTGTTTTAGTCCCGATCATAGTCTTACAGTTCCGGAAATGAAGGTGGAAAATATCCGTAAAGTAGTTGATCTTTGGTGTAAAGAATACAAAGAACTGGGTGATCGTGAAGATATTGGTTACGTGCAGATTTTTGAGAATAAGGGTGCTATTATGGGATGTTCTAATCCTCACCCACACGGACAAATTTGGGCTTCTGGCTTAATTCCGCTTGAAACTTCAAAAGAATCAGAAACTCAAAAAGAGTATTTCGAAAAGCACGGTCGTACCATGTTATTCGATTATTTGAATAGCGAATTGGAAAAGAAAGAGAGAATTTTAGCAGAGAATGACTCTTTTGTTGCTTTAGTTCCTTTCTGGGCAGTTTGGCCATTCGAAACCATGATTATTAGTAAAAGAGCAGTTTCGAACCTATTGGAATTAACCGATGAGGAAAGAACTGATTTAGCTGATATTTATAAGAAGTTGACAATTAAATACGATAATTTATTTGAAGTTTCGTTTGCTTATTCAGCAGGTGTGCACCAAGCTCCTACCGATGGAGAAGAGCATCCTGAATGGCATCTGCACATGCATTTCTATCCACCATTATTGCGCTCGGCTAGCGTTAAAAAATTCATGGTAGGATATGAAATGCTGGGTACTCCACAAAGAGATATTACGGCCGAAGGTGCAGCCAAAAGATTAAGAGAATTACCTGAAATACATTACAAGCAAAGATAA
- a CDS encoding GntR family transcriptional regulator, whose protein sequence is MPSGIFQVSNESGTPKYKQLINSLFQSIENGDILIGDRLPSINSICKEFGLSRDTVLVAFNELKAKGIVSSVPGKGYYLESTATQFKQKIFLLFEEFNVFKEILYNAFIEHLGGDVSVDIYFHHFNRSVFKELVDNNNGKYTSYVIMPAKFNDAYNVLKNLPQDKVYMLDQTNASLKKYYPAVYQNFEKDIFNALKSGIDLLEKYKKIYFVYPGGKEPLGQLKGFKKFINTYKDKWEFEVINTLKNQQINAGEVYIVPNDIDLVTLVKEAKKENLSIGNNLGIISYNDTPLKEIVVDGITTISTDFKEMGRILANMVLNSQKDLIENKSKLIRRNSL, encoded by the coding sequence ATGCCGTCCGGAATCTTTCAAGTATCTAACGAATCAGGAACACCAAAATACAAGCAGCTTATTAATTCTCTGTTTCAATCAATCGAAAATGGTGATATTTTAATAGGTGATCGTTTACCATCAATAAATTCTATTTGTAAGGAATTTGGCTTGTCGAGAGATACCGTTTTGGTTGCTTTTAACGAATTAAAGGCAAAAGGAATTGTATCTTCAGTACCCGGCAAAGGATATTATTTGGAGAGTACTGCTACTCAGTTTAAGCAAAAAATATTTTTATTGTTCGAGGAGTTTAATGTCTTTAAAGAGATTTTATACAATGCTTTTATAGAACACTTAGGAGGCGATGTATCTGTTGATATATATTTTCACCATTTTAATCGATCGGTATTTAAAGAACTAGTAGATAATAACAACGGAAAATATACCTCTTATGTTATTATGCCAGCAAAGTTTAATGATGCATACAATGTGTTAAAAAACTTGCCTCAGGATAAAGTTTATATGCTCGATCAAACCAATGCAAGCTTAAAAAAATATTATCCGGCGGTTTATCAGAACTTCGAGAAAGACATTTTTAATGCTTTAAAGTCGGGAATCGATTTACTGGAAAAATACAAGAAAATATACTTTGTATATCCAGGAGGAAAAGAGCCACTTGGCCAGTTAAAAGGATTCAAAAAGTTTATCAATACTTATAAGGATAAATGGGAATTTGAAGTTATAAATACCTTAAAAAATCAACAAATAAATGCAGGCGAAGTGTATATCGTTCCCAACGATATCGACTTGGTAACTCTTGTAAAAGAAGCCAAAAAAGAAAATTTAAGTATTGGTAATAATTTAGGAATTATTTCTTACAACGATACCCCATTAAAAGAAATTGTTGTTGATGGAATTACAACAATAAGTACCGATTTTAAGGAAATGGGACGCATACTTGCCAATATGGTACTAAACTCACAGAAAGATTTGATTGAGAATAAGTCTAAATTAATTCGCAGGAACTCTCTTTAA